In Equus caballus isolate H_3958 breed thoroughbred chromosome 28, TB-T2T, whole genome shotgun sequence, the following proteins share a genomic window:
- the ARL1 gene encoding ADP-ribosylation factor-like protein 1 isoform X1 gives MAIGFNVETVTYKNLKFQVWDLGGQTSIRPYWRCYYSNTDAVIYVVDSCDRDRIGISKSELVAMLEEEELRKAILVVFANKQDMEQAMTPSEMANSLGLPALKDRKWQIFKTSATKGTGLDEAMEWLVETLKSRQ, from the exons ATGG CCATTGGATTTAATGTTGAGACAGTGACATACAAGAACCTTAAATTCCAAGTCTGGGATTTAGGAGGACAGACAAGTATCAG gccATACTGGAGATGTTATTATTCAAACACAGATGCAGTCATTTATGTCGTAGACAGTTGTGACCGAGACCGAATTGGCATTTCCAAATCAGAGTTAGTTGCCATGTTGGAG GAAGAAGAGCTGAGAAAAGCCATTTTAGTGGTATTTGCAAATAAGCAAGACATGGAACAGGCCATGACTCCTTCCGAGATGGCAAATTCACTTGGGTTACCTGCCTTGAAGGACCGAAAATGGCAAATATTCAAAACTTCAGCAACCAAAGGCACTGGTCTCGATGAGGCAATGGAGTG GTTAGTTGAAACATTAAAGAGCAGACAGTAA
- the ARL1 gene encoding ADP-ribosylation factor-like protein 1 has translation MGGFFSSIFSSLFGTREMRILILGLDGAGKTTILYRLQVGEVVTTIPTIGFNVETVTYKNLKFQVWDLGGQTSIRPYWRCYYSNTDAVIYVVDSCDRDRIGISKSELVAMLEEEELRKAILVVFANKQDMEQAMTPSEMANSLGLPALKDRKWQIFKTSATKGTGLDEAMEWLVETLKSRQ, from the exons ATGG gtgGCTTTTTCTCAAGTATTTTTTCCAGTCTGTTTGGAACCCGGGAAATGAGGATTTTAATTTTGGGATTAGATGGAGCAGGAAAAACTACAATTTTATACAGATTACAGGTTGGAGAAGTCGTTACTACTATTCCTA CCATTGGATTTAATGTTGAGACAGTGACATACAAGAACCTTAAATTCCAAGTCTGGGATTTAGGAGGACAGACAAGTATCAG gccATACTGGAGATGTTATTATTCAAACACAGATGCAGTCATTTATGTCGTAGACAGTTGTGACCGAGACCGAATTGGCATTTCCAAATCAGAGTTAGTTGCCATGTTGGAG GAAGAAGAGCTGAGAAAAGCCATTTTAGTGGTATTTGCAAATAAGCAAGACATGGAACAGGCCATGACTCCTTCCGAGATGGCAAATTCACTTGGGTTACCTGCCTTGAAGGACCGAAAATGGCAAATATTCAAAACTTCAGCAACCAAAGGCACTGGTCTCGATGAGGCAATGGAGTG GTTAGTTGAAACATTAAAGAGCAGACAGTAA